A stretch of the Lactuca sativa cultivar Salinas chromosome 9, Lsat_Salinas_v11, whole genome shotgun sequence genome encodes the following:
- the LOC111882018 gene encoding guanylyl cyclase 1: MWPLHIFLNKLLNGGYNVHEDDVNLDESNNFKSAFRNEKKGKKDLSIQSHFIDVPHIKQEHTWDCGLACVLMVLKTLHINHYDIEDLHAFCNTNSIWTVDLAYLLHKFSINFSYITVTLGANPNFSLESFYKKHLGDDIVRVNMLFNRSREAGINIECRSINGDEIAVLIMSRKYIVVALVDQFILSQSWIEDFYISDFYIGTSGGYTGHYIVICGYDAVTDEFEIRDPAISRSRGTISSKCLEKARKSFGTDEDILLIHLENVDT, from the exons ATGTGGCCTTTACACATCTTCTTAAACAAACTACTGAATGGAGGATATAATGTTCATGAAGATGATGTAAATTTGGATGAATCAAACAACTTCAAATCAGCATTCAGAAACGAGAAAAAAGGCAAGAAAGATTTATCGATCCAGTCACACTTCATTGAT GTCCCACATATAAAACAAGAACACACATGGGATTGTGGCCTTGCTTgtgttttaatggttttaaaaaccCTTCACATCAATCATTATGATATCGAAGATCTTCACGCATTTTGCAATACAAATAG TATTTGGACAGTGGATTTAGCGTATTTACTGCACAAATTTTCTATCAACTTCTCTTACATCACTGTAACTTTAGGCGCTAATCCGAATTTTTCATTGGAGTCATTTTACAAG AAGCATTTAGGTGATGATATAGTAAGAGTAAATATGTTGTTCAACAGATCACGAGAAGCAGGGATAAATATAGAG TGTAGGTCAATCAACGGAGATGAAATTGCAGTATTGATTATGTCGAGAAAATATATTGTCGTAGCTTTGGTTGATCagttcattttgag TCAGTCGTGGATAGAAGATTTTTATATATCAGATTTTTATATCGGTACCTCTGGTGGTTATACTG GTCATTATATTGTAATATGTGGCTATGATGCTGTTACAGATGAATTTGAGATTCGGGATCCAGCTATTTCTAG GAGTCGAGGGACAATATCGTCAAAATGCTTGGAAAAAGCTCGCAAATCTTTTGGTACAGATGAAGATATACTCttg